A window of Geothrix edaphica genomic DNA:
AGGCCTGGTTGAACCAGATGAGCCGCAGGGTGCCGGTTCCGTCCTCCAGCAGGGCCTCCGTGAGGGCCATGCGCTGGACCCGGGTGGTGCTCTGGCGCAGGTCCCGCAGGGTACCCAGCACGGTCACGAGGCCGGGTTCAGCCGGCTCCAGTCCCCGCATCTCCAGGCTGCCCAGGGGTCGCAGACTGCCCCGGTCCACGTAGCGGTAGGGCAGGCTCCAGAGCAGGTCCCGCAGGCTGTCGAGGCCCGCCTCCTGCAAGGCCGCCGCCCGCGCCGGTCCCAGGCCCCGGAGGACCGTGATCTTGGAGGACAGGGGCAGGGGCGCGAGCGTCATGGCGGCTGTTTCAGCCTAGCCGCGCCTCCATGGACTCCACCACCTTTGCCACGAAGCGGTCGCCGTACCAGGCGCCATGGCGGGGATCCTCCAGCTTCCGAAGCCCCGCCATGAGGGCCGGCAGGTCATGGACGCCCTGATCCAGCAGACCCCGGATCTGCATGCGGGTGCGACCGGGACCCTCCACCGGGTGATCCTCCGCCAGCCGTGCCAGGGCCCGGGCCAGCCAGGGCAGCGCGGGGATGCCGCAGCCCGCCAAGGCCCCCCACCCCCGCTCGAGGAACCCCGCCCAGAGGCTCCTGGCCTGGGTCAGAGTCTCCTCCTCCAGCAGGACCCGTCCGATGAACAGGCCCGGCAGGGCGGCGGGGGCGGTCTGCGCGACGCTGCAGTCCAGGGGGACCAGGTCCGAGAGTGTCCCCTCCGGCAGCTCCGCCAGCACCCACAGGAGACAGGCCTGCTCCCAGGGATCCGGCCCGAACCACAGGACGGGCTCGGCGGTGCCCCCGAGATCCGAGAGGACGGGCCGCAGGGAGCCTTCGTCCCCGGGCACGCCCCACCAGCCGGCCCGCAGCGCCGGCAGCTGCGAGGCTTCCGCCACCCAGGGGCCCACGGCCGGGGAGTCGCGGCAGATGCGCAGCGAACCGGGCAGCCCGGACCGCCGATGGACCAGCGCGGAAGCGTCACCGCAGTGGAGATGGATCAGGCTGTCATGCGAAGCCATGGATCGCTCCGAGGTGGGGCACCTCAGCATACGACCCGGGTCAATCCGTGTCGGCCATCCCGTGCGACCGGAGCCCTCAGTGCGCGGAACCCACAGCCACCCGGGCCATGGCCTTCGCCAGCGCCTGCTCGAGATCTGCCCACAGGTCCCCGGGGCTCTCCAGTCCCACGGAAAGCCGCATGAGGGACTGGGAGATGCCGGAGTGCTCGCGGGCCTCGGCATTCACCACGCGATGCGTGAGCGCGGCCGGATGCTGGATGAGCGTATCTACGCTGCCCAGCGACACGGCGGGGGTCATGAGCTTCACCTCGGCCATGACCACGGCGGCCGCCTCGAAACCGCCCTTCAGCTCGAAGGCCATGAGGGAGCCGGGGCCCTTCATCTGGCGGCCCAGGAGGCCCTTGGGATCCTGGCCGGCGAGACCGGGGAAGTGGACGGCGGCCACCGCGGGGTGCTGGGCCAGCCGCTCGGCGATCACCTGGGCGCCGGCCTGCTGGGCCCGGACGCGCAGGGGCAGCGTGGGCAGGCCACGGTGCAGGAGGTAGGCTGCCAGCGGATGCAGCACATTCCCCGTAATGACGCGGACCTTGCGCAGTTCCGTGGCCCAGTCGTTGTTGGTGGCCACCAACCCCGCCAGCACGTCGCCGTGGCCACCCAGGAACTTGGTGGCGCTGTGGAGGACCAGGGTCACGCCGTGCTGGATGGGATTCTGGAGGATGGGCGTGGCGAAGGTGTTGTCCACCAGCACGGGGACCTTGCCCGCCTGGCGCACCACATCCTCCAGGTCCACCATCGCGAGGGTCGGGTTGGCGGGCGTCTCCACGATGACCATGGCCGTGTCGGGCCGGATTGCGGCGGCAATGCCGTCGGCCTCGGCCCAGGTCACCTCCAGGCCCAGCATGCCGGAGGCCAGCAGGTGGTCAGTGCCGCCGTAGACGGGACGCACGGCCACGATGTGGCTGCCGCGCTGCTTGGCCGCCATGAGGCAGGCGGTCACCGCCGCCATGCCGGAGCCGAAGGCCACGGCCTCCTCGGCACCCTCCAACTGGGCCAGGGCCTGCTCGTACCGGGCCACCGTCGGGTTGTAGAGACGGGCATAGACGGGGCTTCCGATGGGCAGGCCGCCCATGGCCATGGCCTCCAGGCTGCGCCCGCCCTCGTCCAGGTCCTGGAGGGGGTAGGTGCTGCTCAGGTCGATGGGCATCGCGTGGATGCCCTGCTCGTGCAAGACCTCGCGACCGGCGTGGACGGCCTGGGTCTCGATCGACGTGGAGGCGATGGGCTTGGACATGGGGATGCTCCTGTCCACAATGTAGGTTTCAAAGATTCGCCAATCCCTCGAATTTATTTCGTGAAACAATGGCATTCATGAACCTTGACCGAATCGACTGCGACATTCTGACACTTCTCCAGAAGGATGCTCGGCTGTCCAACAAGGAGCTGGCCGCCGCCGTGGGTCTGGCACCGTCCTCCTGCCTCGCGCGCGTGCAGCACCTGCGTGCCGAGGGCGTCCTCCGGGGCGCCCATGCGGAGGTGGACCCCCAGGCCCTGGGCGTGGGCCTCCAGGCCCTCATCGCCGTCCAGCTGCGCCAGCACAGCCGGGCCCAGGTGAAGGCTTTCTGGAAACACGCCCTGGGCCTGCCTGAGGTTTTGTCAGTCTTCCACGTGGCGGGCACGCACGACTTCCAGGTGCACGTGGCCGTGCGGGATGCCCACCACCTGCGCGACCTGGCCCTGGACGCCTTCACCACCCGCACCGAGGTGGCCCACATCCAGACCAGCCTCATCTTCGAGTGGGCCAAGGGCCAGGTGATGCCGAACTACCGGGCCTGATCCGACGACTCGG
This region includes:
- a CDS encoding trans-sulfuration enzyme family protein, translating into MSKPIASTSIETQAVHAGREVLHEQGIHAMPIDLSSTYPLQDLDEGGRSLEAMAMGGLPIGSPVYARLYNPTVARYEQALAQLEGAEEAVAFGSGMAAVTACLMAAKQRGSHIVAVRPVYGGTDHLLASGMLGLEVTWAEADGIAAAIRPDTAMVIVETPANPTLAMVDLEDVVRQAGKVPVLVDNTFATPILQNPIQHGVTLVLHSATKFLGGHGDVLAGLVATNNDWATELRKVRVITGNVLHPLAAYLLHRGLPTLPLRVRAQQAGAQVIAERLAQHPAVAAVHFPGLAGQDPKGLLGRQMKGPGSLMAFELKGGFEAAAVVMAEVKLMTPAVSLGSVDTLIQHPAALTHRVVNAEAREHSGISQSLMRLSVGLESPGDLWADLEQALAKAMARVAVGSAH
- a CDS encoding Lrp/AsnC family transcriptional regulator, which translates into the protein MNLDRIDCDILTLLQKDARLSNKELAAAVGLAPSSCLARVQHLRAEGVLRGAHAEVDPQALGVGLQALIAVQLRQHSRAQVKAFWKHALGLPEVLSVFHVAGTHDFQVHVAVRDAHHLRDLALDAFTTRTEVAHIQTSLIFEWAKGQVMPNYRA